From the genome of Microcaecilia unicolor unplaced genomic scaffold, aMicUni1.1, whole genome shotgun sequence, one region includes:
- the LOC115458824 gene encoding uncharacterized protein C6orf132 homolog isoform X2 produces MKKTHSKPGTLTRLFGKKQQDNSLFVDSPPWILPQTSKRGASKEEHDTPFASFSFADDDSGTATLRNRPRVRPFLPFSSSNNQETHGLAIPTPSVPMSFADNISLGNGPKPNGNYRLYSSAGDLRQISYGDDFLEDDIPPPPSVPPPPPPSVPPPPPPSVAPPPPPPPPPPPLPREMFPSSTVSSPVSPAPPDFIPPEPPLGASPARAALLPTPTGTPFQSVSKWKSETILNTVQSDDHASIPNRNSWYVGAPNSPAHPHKSDPHLTFPRSFKVPPPAPVRSSSIPYPEQKTHQANDTFYGSNSSQTSVRPPIPSSFNPSAEAKVFSATPQELKPTNDTINKRKSVIIMEDPTSPSQSWDSNKISESSSNNPTNSPGPIPPKPVKTIPQISVSPETEGRQWNSESSNVDPTKGEIIIPSAGTLSSKDSQRPTSNIHQLKEELDAVMAVRVKQDEEVLNPRDSSDVNKLTGNMTSDFVNPDAAQLLKAVSKNIPLMPESSITKQKDDHPEDDWSPINDHSPDILGPNVSSSDVIQKQPNQIKEIQNQLSALLSGRGEKQVEEPPNLKRSVACNKFSGNGSVVDAIIPDSSKPSKTGMKLIPLLPAGGSAKKEEEDTKSSLSHAPEKVPTTVSPSPTDTTQKKQNKISKLKNDLEALLSPTKKEEKPSLKPASSKHVLDIKKDTENVKSKQINTGEPELLKAVMKKIPLLPPNGENAVKEMDSAVPDKILNNKTILDIVIPEPDYLPLDSNQEHEHSKPDRTLKTENALQISEGVSPPQYKDQQLQQTSVPQYKIHHDRKPSASSVSSLVSLTSELGQQINTTKTSINIPASSDSPAEQPSSLLTSTSRAPEQPSSLLTSTSRAPEQPSSLLTSTSRAPEQPSSLLTSTSRAPEQPFSLLTSTSRAPEQPFSLLTSTSRAPEQPSSLLTSTSRAPEQPSSLLTSTSRAPEQPSSLTSTSRAPEQQFSLLTSTSRAPEQPFSLLTSTSRAPEQPFSLLTSTSRAPEQPSSLLTSTSRAPEQPFSLLTSTSRAPEQPFSLLTSTLSTPEQPSSLSTATLRTSEHPSSLSTSTSRWENRVLMHPVTGEEVEAGTPLALLLAAKSRAQKGKCSISQERPSINEKLSMKRSETSSAILQYSDSNPNSFVVVPKPQARDPQFMLNDNKECWTPMYNERPVDDTLERRNTDTKPGAFSSSTPDKLFNKASRKDEEPQKSDITRINQGLAEAVNEKNSSNASQSYLTNMSDLQVSSFYSPLPITITGQMDWKNGEPQNVVSTSLASGLLPSRNVTQSYAKDTSDFQISSFATPTPYSIGEQKREDFNYELIPPPPEFSNDIDNSVQTYSSSNIQKRDSSYQNRFPVHSETMDMNPGFSRPVYDRSYMVSQTLPNSSYRQYPSDSYSSNTSGNRNSQTLIKKRLYIPEPERPTTYGKMSMSTRTLPSPTSYHPNMNQYSSPMITDIRRTSLASRSGIPGRKMSLENPGRLIPSSAMMNEMKHKMHYPEFSYNKGASRTQHHSSPYQVTTFTVRPGTRQPISYSHQNNPY; encoded by the exons ATACACCGTTTGCATCGTTTTCGTTTGCTGATGATGATTCTGGAACGGCAACGCTCAGAAACCGACCTAGGGTCCGACCCTTCCTACCGTTCTCCTCTAGT AATAACCAGGAGACACATGGACTGGCTATTCCGACTCCCTCAGTGCCTATGAGCTTCGCTGATAATATTTCTCTAG GGAATGGGCCAAAACCGAATGGAAATTATAGACTGTACAGTTCTGCTGGAGATCTGCGACAGATTAGTTATGGTGACGATTTTCTGGAAGATGACATCCCTCCACCGCCATcagtaccaccaccaccaccgccatcagtaccaccaccgccaccaccatcagtggcaccaccacctcctccaccacctccacctcctCCATTGCCTCGAGAGATGTTTCCTTCCTCTACAGTATCCTCCCCAGTTTCTCCTGCTCCCCCTGATTTTATACCACCTGAACCACCATTGGGTGCCTCTCCAGCACGTGCAGCATTGCTCCCGACTCCTACAGGAACTCCATTCCAAAGTGTGTCAAAATGGAAATCCGAGACAATACTGAATACTGTACAGTCAGACGATCATGCTTCCATCCCAAATCGTAATTCTTGGTATGTTGGGGCTCCCAATTCCCCAGCACATCCACACAAATCTGACCCACACTTGACTTTTCCCAGGTCATTTAAAGTTCCTCCTCCAGCACCTGTGAGATCTTCATCCATCCCATATCCAGAGCAGAAAACCCACCAGGCAAATGACACTTTCTATGGTAGTAACTCCAGCCAAACATCAGTCAGACCTCCTATTCCTTCCAGTTTCAATCCAAGTGCTGAAGCTAAGGTTTTCTCTGCCACTCCCCAGGAACTGAAACCTACAAATGAcacaataaataaaagaaaatctgTGATCATCATGGAAGACCCCACAAGCCCCAGCCAGAGCTGGGACTCAAATAAAATTAGTgaaagtagtagtaataatccaACAAATTCTCCTGGACCCATACCACCAAAGCCTGTGAAGACCATTCCACAGATCTCGGTATCACCAGAAACTGAGGGAAGGCAATGGAACAGTGAAAGCTCAAACGTGGACCCCACAAAAGGAGAAATCATCATTCCTAGTGCAGGGACTCTGTCTTCCAAAGACAGTCAAAGGCCAACGAGCAACATCCATCAGCTCAAGGAAGAACTTGATGCTGTGATGGCAGTAAGAGTTAAGCAAGATGAAGAGGTTTTAAATCCCAGAGACAGTTCAGATGTGAATAAACTTACGGGAAATATGACTAGTGACTTTGTAAATCCTGATGCAGCTCAGTTGTTGAAAGCTGTAAGTAAGAACATCCCACTCATGCCTGAATCATCAATAACTAAGCAGAAAGATGACCACCCAGAGGATGATTGGTCTCCCATAAATGACCATTCTCCAGATATTTTAGGACCTAATGTGTCATCCTCTGATGTCATTCAGAAGCAGCCAAACCAAATCAAAGAAATCCAGAATCAACTTTCAGCTCTTTTATcggggagaggagagaaacaaGTAGAGGAGCCACCAAATCTTAAACGGAGTGTAGCATGCAATAAATTTAGTGGAAACGGGAGTGTTGTTGATGCAATCATTCCTGATAGTTCCAAACCATCCAAGACAGGTATGAAGTTAATTCCATTGTTACCTGCTGGAGGGAGTgcaaagaaggaggaggaggacacaaAGTCTAGTCTGTCTCACGCCCCAGAAAAGGTTCCCACGACTGTGAGCCCTAGCCCAACTGACACCACTcagaagaaacaaaacaaaattagtaAGTTAAAGAATGATCTTGAAGCTCTCTTGTCTCCtacaaaaaaagaggaaaaaccaTCACTAAAACCTGCTAGTTCCAAGCACGTTTTGGACATAAAGAAAGACACTGAAAATGTGAAGAGCAAGCAGATAAATACTGGAGAGCCTGAACTGCTGAAAGCTGTAATGAAGAAAATTCCACTTTTACCACCAAATGGGGAAAATGCAGTGAAAGAAATGGATTCAGCTGTACCAGATaagattttgaataataaaactaTTTTAGATATTGTAATTCCTGAGCCAGATTATTTGCCTCTGGATAGTAACCAGGAACATGAGCACTCAAAGCCAGATCGGACACTAAAAACAGAAAATGCTTTGCAGATATCAGAGGGAGTTTCACCTCCTCAGTACAAAGATCAACAGCTGCAGCAAACTTCAGTGCCACAGTACAAGATACACCATGATAGGAAACCCTCTGCTAGCAGTGTGTCATCACTTGTTTCTTTAACATCAGAGCTAGGTCAGCAAATAAACACCACTAAGACCTCAATCAACATTCCAGCATCTTCAGATAGTCCTGCAGAGCAACCATCCTCGTTATTGACATCTACATCACGTGCTCCGGAGCAACCATCCTCGTTATTGACATCTACATCACGTGCTCCGGAGCAACCATCCTCATTATTGACATCTACATCACGTGCTCCGGAGCAACCATCCTCGTTATTGACATCTACATCCCGTGCTCCGGAGCAACCATTCTCGTTATTGACATCTACATCCCGTGCTCCGGAGCAACCATTCTCGTTATTGACATCTACATCACGTGCTCCGGAGCAACCATCCTCATTATTGACATCTACATCACGTGCTCCGGAGCAACCATCCTCATTATTGACATCTACATCCCGTGCTCCAGAGCAACCATCCTCATTGACATCTACATCCCGTGCTCCAGAGCAACAATTCTCGTTATTGACATCTACATCCCGTGCTCCAGAGCAGCCATTCTCGTTATTGACATCTACATCCCGTGCTCCAGAGCAACCATTCTCGTTATTGACATCTACATCACGTGCTCCAGAGCAACCATCCTCATTATTGAC ATCTACATCCCGTGCTCCAGAGCAACCATTCTCGTTATTGACATCTACATCCCGTGCTCCAGAGCAACCATTCTCGTTATTGACATCTACATTAAGTACTCCAGAACAACCATCATCATTATCGACAGCTACGTTGCGTACTTCAGAGCACCCATCCTCATTATCGACATCTACATCACGATGGGAGAACAGGGTACTGATGCATCCTGTGACTGGCGAGGAGGTGGAGGCTGGCACGCCTTTGGCTCTACTTTTAGCTGCAAAGAGTCGAGCCCAGAAAGGAAAATGCTCCATATCCCAAGAGCGCCCTAGCATTAATGAAAAGTTGAGCATGAAAAGGTCTGAAACAAGTTCAGCAATTTTGCAGTACAGTGACTCAAATCCAAATTCTTTTGTTGTTGTGCCCAAACCCCAAGCTAGAGATCCTCAATTTATGTTAAATGACAATAAAGAGTGCTGGACACCCATGTACAATGAAAGGCCTGTAGATGATACACTGGAGAGAAGGAATACAGATACTAAACCAGGAGCATTCAGTAGCAGTACACCAGACAAACTTTTTAACAAAGCCAGTAGAAAGGATGAAGAGCCTCAAAAGTCTGACAtcacaaggataaatcaaggtctaGCAGAAGCTGTTAATGAAAAAAATTCTAGTAATGCTAGTCAGTCATATCTGACTAATATGTCAGACCTTCAGGTTTCTTCTTTCTATTCTCCTTTGCCAATTACAATAACGGGccaaatggactggaaaaatggAGAGCCTCAAAATGTTGTTTCTACGAGTCTTGCTTCAGGTCTCCTCCCATCTAGAAATGTAACACAATCATATGCCAAGGATACTTCAGACTTCCAGATCTCTTCATTTGCTACGCCTACCCCATATTCAATTGGAGAACAGAAACGGGAAGACTTTAATTATGAACTAATTCCACCGCCCCCAGAGTTTAGCAATGACATTGACAACAGTGTGCAAACATACTCAAGCTCAAACATTCAGAAAAGAGACTCTTCCTATCAAAACAGATTTCCAGTTCACAGTGAAACCATGGATATGAACCCAGGCTTCAGTAGGCCAGTCTATGACAGGAGTTACATGGTTTCGCAAACACTTCCTAATAGTAGCTACAGGCAGTACCCAAGCGATAGTTATTCTAGCAATACTTCTGGTAATCGAAACAGTCAAACTCTAATTAAGAAGCGTTTATATATTCCTGAGCCAGAGAGGCCAACAACTTATGGAAAAATGTCAATGTCTACTAGAACTCTACCTTCTCCCACCTCCTACCACCCTAACATGAATCAGTACAGCTCTCCTATGATCACAGATATTCGGCGGACTAGTTTGGCGTCAAGAAGTGGCATTCCAGGAAGGAAGATGTCACTAGAGAACCCTGGAAGGTTGATACCTTCCAGTGCCATGATGAATGAGATGAAACATAAAATGCATTATCCTGAATTTTCCTACAACAAAGGGGCGAGTAG AACACAGCATCACAGTTCCCCATACCAAGTGACAACTTTCACCGTGAGGCCAGGGACAAGACAACCTATTTCTTATTCGCACCAAAATAATCCTTACTGA
- the LOC115458824 gene encoding uncharacterized protein C6orf132-like isoform X4, giving the protein MKKTHSKPGTLTRLFGKKQQDNSLFVDSPPWILPQTSKRGASKEEHDTPFASFSFADDDSGTATLRNRPRVRPFLPFSSSNNQETHGLAIPTPSVPMSFADNISLGNGPKPNGNYRLYSSAGDLRQISYGDDFLEDDIPPPPSVPPPPPPSVPPPPPPSVAPPPPPPPPPPPLPREMFPSSTVSSPVSPAPPDFIPPEPPLGASPARAALLPTPTGTPFQSVSKWKSETILNTVQSDDHASIPNRNSWYVGAPNSPAHPHKSDPHLTFPRSFKVPPPAPVRSSSIPYPEQKTHQANDTFYGSNSSQTSVRPPIPSSFNPSAEAKVFSATPQELKPTNDTINKRKSVIIMEDPTSPSQSWDSNKISESSSNNPTNSPGPIPPKPVKTIPQISVSPETEGRQWNSESSNVDPTKGEIIIPSAGTLSSKDSQRPTSNIHQLKEELDAVMAVRVKQDEEVLNPRDSSDVNKLTGNMTSDFVNPDAAQLLKAVSKNIPLMPESSITKQKDDHPEDDWSPINDHSPDILGPNVSSSDVIQKQPNQIKEIQNQLSALLSGRGEKQVEEPPNLKRSVACNKFSGNGSVVDAIIPDSSKPSKTGMKLIPLLPAGGSAKKEEEDTKSSLSHAPEKVPTTVSPSPTDTTQKKQNKISKLKNDLEALLSPTKKEEKPSLKPASSKHVLDIKKDTENVKSKQINTGEPELLKAVMKKIPLLPPNGENAVKEMDSAVPDKILNNKTILDIVIPEPDYLPLDSNQEHEHSKPDRTLKTENALQISEGVSPPQYKDQQLQQTSVPQYKIHHDRKPSASSVSSLVSLTSELGQQINTTKTSINIPASSDSPAEQPSSLLTSTSRAPEQPSSLLTSTSRAPEQPSSLLTSTSRAPEQPSSLLTSTSRAPEQPFSLLTSTSRAPEQPFSLLTSTSRAPEQPSSLLTSTSRAPEQPSSLLTSTSRAPEQPSSLLTSTSRAPEQPFSLTSTSRAPEQPFSLLTSTSRAPEQPFSLLTSTLSTPEQPSSLSTATLRTSEHPSSLSTSTSRWENRVLMHPVTGEEVEAGTPLALLLAAKSRAQKGKCSISQERPSINEKLSMKRSETSSAILQYSDSNPNSFVVVPKPQARDPQFMLNDNKECWTPMYNERPVDDTLERRNTDTKPGAFSSSTPDKLFNKASRKDEEPQKSDITRINQGLAEAVNEKNSSNASQSYLTNMSDLQVSSFYSPLPITITGQMDWKNGEPQNVVSTSLASGLLPSRNVTQSYAKDTSDFQISSFATPTPYSIGEQKREDFNYELIPPPPEFSNDIDNSVQTYSSSNIQKRDSSYQNRFPVHSETMDMNPGFSRPVYDRSYMVSQTLPNSSYRQYPSDSYSSNTSGNRNSQTLIKKRLYIPEPERPTTYGKMSMSTRTLPSPTSYHPNMNQYSSPMITDIRRTSLASRSGIPGRKMSLENPGRLIPSSAMMNEMKHKMHYPEFSYNKGASRTQHHSSPYQVTTFTVRPGTRQPISYSHQNNPY; this is encoded by the exons ATACACCGTTTGCATCGTTTTCGTTTGCTGATGATGATTCTGGAACGGCAACGCTCAGAAACCGACCTAGGGTCCGACCCTTCCTACCGTTCTCCTCTAGT AATAACCAGGAGACACATGGACTGGCTATTCCGACTCCCTCAGTGCCTATGAGCTTCGCTGATAATATTTCTCTAG GGAATGGGCCAAAACCGAATGGAAATTATAGACTGTACAGTTCTGCTGGAGATCTGCGACAGATTAGTTATGGTGACGATTTTCTGGAAGATGACATCCCTCCACCGCCATcagtaccaccaccaccaccgccatcagtaccaccaccgccaccaccatcagtggcaccaccacctcctccaccacctccacctcctCCATTGCCTCGAGAGATGTTTCCTTCCTCTACAGTATCCTCCCCAGTTTCTCCTGCTCCCCCTGATTTTATACCACCTGAACCACCATTGGGTGCCTCTCCAGCACGTGCAGCATTGCTCCCGACTCCTACAGGAACTCCATTCCAAAGTGTGTCAAAATGGAAATCCGAGACAATACTGAATACTGTACAGTCAGACGATCATGCTTCCATCCCAAATCGTAATTCTTGGTATGTTGGGGCTCCCAATTCCCCAGCACATCCACACAAATCTGACCCACACTTGACTTTTCCCAGGTCATTTAAAGTTCCTCCTCCAGCACCTGTGAGATCTTCATCCATCCCATATCCAGAGCAGAAAACCCACCAGGCAAATGACACTTTCTATGGTAGTAACTCCAGCCAAACATCAGTCAGACCTCCTATTCCTTCCAGTTTCAATCCAAGTGCTGAAGCTAAGGTTTTCTCTGCCACTCCCCAGGAACTGAAACCTACAAATGAcacaataaataaaagaaaatctgTGATCATCATGGAAGACCCCACAAGCCCCAGCCAGAGCTGGGACTCAAATAAAATTAGTgaaagtagtagtaataatccaACAAATTCTCCTGGACCCATACCACCAAAGCCTGTGAAGACCATTCCACAGATCTCGGTATCACCAGAAACTGAGGGAAGGCAATGGAACAGTGAAAGCTCAAACGTGGACCCCACAAAAGGAGAAATCATCATTCCTAGTGCAGGGACTCTGTCTTCCAAAGACAGTCAAAGGCCAACGAGCAACATCCATCAGCTCAAGGAAGAACTTGATGCTGTGATGGCAGTAAGAGTTAAGCAAGATGAAGAGGTTTTAAATCCCAGAGACAGTTCAGATGTGAATAAACTTACGGGAAATATGACTAGTGACTTTGTAAATCCTGATGCAGCTCAGTTGTTGAAAGCTGTAAGTAAGAACATCCCACTCATGCCTGAATCATCAATAACTAAGCAGAAAGATGACCACCCAGAGGATGATTGGTCTCCCATAAATGACCATTCTCCAGATATTTTAGGACCTAATGTGTCATCCTCTGATGTCATTCAGAAGCAGCCAAACCAAATCAAAGAAATCCAGAATCAACTTTCAGCTCTTTTATcggggagaggagagaaacaaGTAGAGGAGCCACCAAATCTTAAACGGAGTGTAGCATGCAATAAATTTAGTGGAAACGGGAGTGTTGTTGATGCAATCATTCCTGATAGTTCCAAACCATCCAAGACAGGTATGAAGTTAATTCCATTGTTACCTGCTGGAGGGAGTgcaaagaaggaggaggaggacacaaAGTCTAGTCTGTCTCACGCCCCAGAAAAGGTTCCCACGACTGTGAGCCCTAGCCCAACTGACACCACTcagaagaaacaaaacaaaattagtaAGTTAAAGAATGATCTTGAAGCTCTCTTGTCTCCtacaaaaaaagaggaaaaaccaTCACTAAAACCTGCTAGTTCCAAGCACGTTTTGGACATAAAGAAAGACACTGAAAATGTGAAGAGCAAGCAGATAAATACTGGAGAGCCTGAACTGCTGAAAGCTGTAATGAAGAAAATTCCACTTTTACCACCAAATGGGGAAAATGCAGTGAAAGAAATGGATTCAGCTGTACCAGATaagattttgaataataaaactaTTTTAGATATTGTAATTCCTGAGCCAGATTATTTGCCTCTGGATAGTAACCAGGAACATGAGCACTCAAAGCCAGATCGGACACTAAAAACAGAAAATGCTTTGCAGATATCAGAGGGAGTTTCACCTCCTCAGTACAAAGATCAACAGCTGCAGCAAACTTCAGTGCCACAGTACAAGATACACCATGATAGGAAACCCTCTGCTAGCAGTGTGTCATCACTTGTTTCTTTAACATCAGAGCTAGGTCAGCAAATAAACACCACTAAGACCTCAATCAACATTCCAGCATCTTCAGATAGTCCTGCAGAGCAACCATCCTCGTTATTGACATCTACATCACGTGCTCCGGAGCAACCATCCTCGTTATTGACATCTACATCACGTGCTCCGGAGCAACCATCCTCATTATTGACATCTACATCACGTGCTCCGGAGCAACCATCCTCGTTATTGACATCTACATCCCGTGCTCCGGAGCAACCATTCTCGTTATTGACATCTACATCCCGTGCTCCGGAGCAACCATTCTCGTTATTGACATCTACATCACGTGCTCCGGAGCAACCATCCTCATTATTGACATCTACATCACGTGCTCCGGAGCAACCATCCTCATTATTGAC ATCTACATCACGTGCTCCAGAGCAACCATCCTCATTATTGACATCTACATCCCGTGCTCCAGAGCAACCATTCTCATTGACATCTACATCCCGTGCTCCAGAGCAACCATTCTCGTTATTGACATCTACATCCCGTGCTCCAGAGCAACCATTCTCGTTATTGACATCTACATTAAGTACTCCAGAACAACCATCATCATTATCGACAGCTACGTTGCGTACTTCAGAGCACCCATCCTCATTATCGACATCTACATCACGATGGGAGAACAGGGTACTGATGCATCCTGTGACTGGCGAGGAGGTGGAGGCTGGCACGCCTTTGGCTCTACTTTTAGCTGCAAAGAGTCGAGCCCAGAAAGGAAAATGCTCCATATCCCAAGAGCGCCCTAGCATTAATGAAAAGTTGAGCATGAAAAGGTCTGAAACAAGTTCAGCAATTTTGCAGTACAGTGACTCAAATCCAAATTCTTTTGTTGTTGTGCCCAAACCCCAAGCTAGAGATCCTCAATTTATGTTAAATGACAATAAAGAGTGCTGGACACCCATGTACAATGAAAGGCCTGTAGATGATACACTGGAGAGAAGGAATACAGATACTAAACCAGGAGCATTCAGTAGCAGTACACCAGACAAACTTTTTAACAAAGCCAGTAGAAAGGATGAAGAGCCTCAAAAGTCTGACAtcacaaggataaatcaaggtctaGCAGAAGCTGTTAATGAAAAAAATTCTAGTAATGCTAGTCAGTCATATCTGACTAATATGTCAGACCTTCAGGTTTCTTCTTTCTATTCTCCTTTGCCAATTACAATAACGGGccaaatggactggaaaaatggAGAGCCTCAAAATGTTGTTTCTACGAGTCTTGCTTCAGGTCTCCTCCCATCTAGAAATGTAACACAATCATATGCCAAGGATACTTCAGACTTCCAGATCTCTTCATTTGCTACGCCTACCCCATATTCAATTGGAGAACAGAAACGGGAAGACTTTAATTATGAACTAATTCCACCGCCCCCAGAGTTTAGCAATGACATTGACAACAGTGTGCAAACATACTCAAGCTCAAACATTCAGAAAAGAGACTCTTCCTATCAAAACAGATTTCCAGTTCACAGTGAAACCATGGATATGAACCCAGGCTTCAGTAGGCCAGTCTATGACAGGAGTTACATGGTTTCGCAAACACTTCCTAATAGTAGCTACAGGCAGTACCCAAGCGATAGTTATTCTAGCAATACTTCTGGTAATCGAAACAGTCAAACTCTAATTAAGAAGCGTTTATATATTCCTGAGCCAGAGAGGCCAACAACTTATGGAAAAATGTCAATGTCTACTAGAACTCTACCTTCTCCCACCTCCTACCACCCTAACATGAATCAGTACAGCTCTCCTATGATCACAGATATTCGGCGGACTAGTTTGGCGTCAAGAAGTGGCATTCCAGGAAGGAAGATGTCACTAGAGAACCCTGGAAGGTTGATACCTTCCAGTGCCATGATGAATGAGATGAAACATAAAATGCATTATCCTGAATTTTCCTACAACAAAGGGGCGAGTAG AACACAGCATCACAGTTCCCCATACCAAGTGACAACTTTCACCGTGAGGCCAGGGACAAGACAACCTATTTCTTATTCGCACCAAAATAATCCTTACTGA